A stretch of DNA from Xiphophorus maculatus strain JP 163 A chromosome 8, X_maculatus-5.0-male, whole genome shotgun sequence:
GTTTGTTTGTAGGGTCTGAGTTCTCACAATGCATCACATTTCCAAACCTCTTCAGCCGTCGAAGCTCTTGGCCTCCATTCGCAACGCTCCGCTTTGTGGCTGGTGCTGAATTCTTCACCGACATCACATACTCTTAAACCAAAAGAGACTGCAAAGAAATCGCTCAGATTgcatttagatatttatttaggCCTTTAACATAAAGCAGTCGATGTATAATCACCCCTTTACCACAAAACCCCACGTGAAGCTTTCTGGGAttttttgtgatagaccaacTACAAGTTGAGtcaattctaaaaaaataattgtcaactaattcaacaattgattaatcattaactgaagtctatagactcaaaaaatagcaatttgctgaaagaacaacatacagAGCAGTAGTTAAGccaaaattgtgaaaaaaaaatgcatacattttgcatttaacattaaaaaaagataagcTTGCAAATATGTTCAACCTAGAACTAAGGAAGGAGCATATTTTTAGCTTtacctggttaaaaaaaaatcaatgaatcTCCTGTGAAGAACCTTTTGTTATCCAGTctgttaatctaaaaaataaccGTCAGCTCAGTCCTCCACTGTATTGATGCTGAGTCGAGGAGAAAGGCTTGAGCTTTTCTCATGTTGCTGTTAAAAGTATCTtttcagctgcagatgcatcctttgatACCAGTGATCAAGCgctcactaaaggaatgctattattgcattttaggcaagaAAATGTCTATTTGTCTATTTAGAAACgaattgaattatttctttatttgtatcttatagtgtatttctaatattgtatggAAAAATTGTAAATGGTTACGTGAAAAATCGACCGAATGCAGCGACgattttatccgattaatcgtcagaataattgactacaaaaataattgactacaaaaataatcattagatgcatattttcttcaacatttttacaaagtgtGACCTCTATGATAAGCTCCCTGTGCTTcaatacccctaaataaaatccagggtATTCAATAGCCTTTGGAAGACAACAAATTTTTTGTGAGTTCGGTGCAGAGTTCAGTTCCCAAGAAGAGTTCTTGGTGTGAAGgctattttaagctttttttatgtgcagtttatgatatttttattgaatctgTCCCAGACCACCacagcagagcagctgctggagtTCTTCAAGCAGGTGGGAGACGTGAAGTTTGTCCGGATGGCCGGAGACGAGACTCAGCCGACCCGCTTCGCCTTCGTAGAGTTTGTGGAGCAGGACTCCGTGGCCAGAGCCCTCACTTTAAACGGAGTCATGTTTGGAGACAGACCCCTGAAGTGTGTTCTCACACCTTTTACTGTGAAATGTGGTTGAAAAgtgttagggtttttttttaaattattattattctatggTTAAATCTGTTTCAGGGTCAATCATTCCAATAACGCCATTGTTAAGCCCCCTGAGATGACGCCACAGGCTGCTGCTAAGGAGCTGGAAAGTGTGATGAAGAGGGTGAGGGAGGCCCAGTCCACCATTGCTGCTGCCATAGAACCAGGTTGGAAATATGGATTGATTTGAAATACTCACAAAGTGTCCCGTAACTCAGCGGAAGTTGTTTTTATGCTGACGCTAAGATTTCTTCTCTGTGCGTTAGCAGAGACCGAGCAGCGTTCCTCCAGCCGCTCCCAAAGGTCACGGCGGTCCCGTTCCCGGACGCGCTCTCGTTCCCACTCGAGATCACGGAGGAAAAGGTCCCGCTCCAAACACAGGTGCTCAGAAAGCCCCAATTTGACATGATAACGGTACTTACTGTGATGTCCAGTCGCTGATGTTTTCcctcttattttctttctccaatTCTGGTGgatcagacaaacacaaaggtCTTTTCCTGGCGGTGACGCCCACAGTTCAAGGAGCGGCCACAAGAGGCGCTCTCGTTCCAGAGACAAGAGACATGCCAGGAGTCGCTCCAGGTACTTTGACAGCAGCTGACTTTACaaacttgttttacttttccagTCTAAATGCAGTACAGTACTTCTGCTTATCTCTGTAACAAATTTCAAATTTCTATAACACTTAGTGGACAAAAGTCATTGTTATTCCCACTGTTAGCAGAAGAGGGCGCCATATTCCAATCAAAAGTCAAGATTCAAGTGATCTTGACTTTGCTCTGATGGAAGATGtaattaaatctgaatattttacatgtttttgaatcaattaaaaaaatctttattttattctaaaggGGAAATCATATGTTGTCATAACTCATCGTCTTCAAAGAGGATTCTGACTGAAGATTGTTGCCACgttactgttttatttctgtcttgaTACGCTAACTGGTATTTTCTTGGGGTAGCAGAGatgatattccacagtaacatgtcctaGATGATAATATCAGTTGTTGGCAAattctgctaatccacctcatttgcttttgctgcttctctgcaAATCTCTGTCTGGCTGTACGGTCAGAAAGCTGGGCAGAAAGATATATCctactaaatgtttttattaaatgtagtttttcttttctattagaGGCCACAAAAGGAGGAGCAAAGATCGGTCCAGAAGCCCTCGAAGGAAAGCGAGATCACCTTCACCAAAACGGTCAGTACGTCCCAAATCTGAATCCGTTCTGAATGACGCAGCACCTGAGTCATTTAATTCGTTGTTTGGTTCATTTGTTTGTcattgttcatttgttttcgATGGCCTCTTTTAGAAGTAAACGGGAGAAGAGGAGGGAGCGcagcagagacaggaaggagcGCTCCACGTCCAGGAAGAGAAGCCGCAAAGATGAGGAGCGGATAAAGAGCAAATCCAAGACAGCCAAGGTGAAACGGCTCGCGATTTTCTCACCAGCACGTCTGGTGTCCCGTTAACAGAATGACCAATTTAGTAGAACGCGGCTCTCCACAGTGTGGCCCTTGAAACGATTTTGTGTGGCCCATGACCACAAGTCACAAATTTggaaattgtctgttttttgtttattaaggcaaaagtccaaagccttttttatgttttgggtcTTTAATGATATacagatttcattaaaaatgtgtttattattgaGCAGGTAAACCTACAAATTACTAACTAATTTTGTGGCCCGCCAGTAGTTTTAAATTTGCCAAGGTCAGTGctgacttctttcttttttttttcttgaagtcTGACCTGTCAGTAACAATTTTGATCAAGtacctgttttttctttttaagtactTTTACATAAAACCATATGGTGGCTCCTAGATAGGAGTTTataatcaaagcaaaatgaCAAGATCATCACCATTTATAGCCTAACCTCCACTAGGAGCTGTGATGTGGAGttaaaattttatcacaatatttcgtggtactattgtgataacaagAAAAATTgttaaactatttattacttcttttttttttggtaatagTGTGGCTGTGCCTGGATTGCGccacaaacagaaatactgttcttgaaaaacattctcaattaaaacagatttctttagGATGCCAGGTACTTAgaaaaagtgtgatttatatcactaaatcCCAAACAGCAAccttattttattatattatcaaATTTAATGATATTTATTAATTCTCTAGACAACAGCAAAACTAGGACTTCTGATTATactgttgttggttttttttgtttgttttttgcttcaaTAATTGGAATCAatataacaataaatcaaaatattttaagaattttttaaagACAGTTCATAAGGGATAATTGCCAACCCCTAACCTCAACctgatctttttttgttgttgttgttcaacTCCAACTGCATCTTGGGAGTTGATGAGTTCGcccacaaagaaaaaaatttaattattgttttgcacttcctggttttagtgataTCTTTGTTcgaataaagaaaaaagtctcAAGTGTCTCAAACGTAAACATTGGGACAGAGCAAAGTAAAGGTTCAGAGTGTAAAAACAAACCCAGTGCGCTGAGAGTGTCTGGATATATTTAGCCACTGAGAGCGTTTCACAAgtctaaaacaaaaccaaatgagATGgtggcaaacaaaaataaaattaatttaaagtagTAGCGTACAGGAAGTGCTGCAGCTCTGTGACGGAGTTGTACTTATACAAATTACACAACCAGTTTGACTCTCACTGGTTCTTCAACTTCAGAATGACTCGATGCACTTTGAAATGTTAAGTTTGACAAGTACCATTCATGCCGTTCGCTCTGAAGTAAACCTGAGATTAGGGGGAGATAAATGAACCAGAGCGTCGGACCACAGCACGTTGCTCTGTCCCCACCCCGTCCCACCGACTTCAGGTAATCTCGTTTCAGTGGCAAATGTTTCCACTTGTCTTTAGGTCGTTTCAGATGGGACAGCACAACTAACCTACTTCAGTTCCAGATCAACCCAAACGATAGCTTTGATAgaaagaaagttgaaaaaaggCACATGGCGCTCCATCTGATCTGATAACAAGCTGAACATCTTCGACGGCTGAAAACATgccctcaaaaaaaaaaaaaaaaaaaaaaaaaagccttcatCTTGCAGAGTTCTGTTTGTCACATCTGCACAGACAGTTTTGTCACGTACAACAgttaacagcttttttttttttttttttggtgtgtgatGCAGCTTatagtttgttctgttttttgagGTAAACACGAATCTGTTGTCAAATTTCACTGAGTCAAATCCAATCAAGTTAAGTCTGATGCCATTTCAGGCACAATTTATTCCAAACATGACTCTGTGCCACCACAGAGACTAAGAATTCCTGGTTCCACTTGTATATTTTTTGACCTATAAAAAGACGTTTTCCCGTACGATAAGTGAAGAAATCTACCAGTGATTTTGGGGTTTTGCAGcgtaattaaaatattatattgtcAGATTACTTGAACAGGGCTGTAAAACATATAAGGTTCATTTTGAGATCACCACAATCCAGAGCTGCTAAAGAAGACtagaaatatttgtactttaatcgttgttttttttttaaatcctcaaagcactttgacattttgaccATGTGAAGCGCAATACAAATAAAGTGTATCATTATATTTATTAACACAACATTCTGCTCAGTCTGTCGTCCTTAATTCAGTCGGTGtcgtgattgtttttttttacaaatggcGGGTCGGATTATTGTAAGGGAGTCGTTCTTGAGCCACAGCCAGTGGCTCTCCCCTCCGGCTcagggtgtccaaactttttgtctcATGAGCAAAAACGGTCAAGTCAAGAGGACTTGAGGGCCaataaagtgatatttttaattaaaacttatACTGTGATAGTTTTTGCTTGTCAATTTGATTAGCgatgaaacaattaatcggattaattgattattaaaataattgtcaactaatttagtaattgattaatcattaactagaGTATACAGAATCAAAAAAGGACCATTTgcttaaataacaaaatatttatagcaGTAATTaagtaattatatatatatatatatatatatatatatttatatatattgcatttaagattaaaaaaaaaaacctgtttgtaaatatgtttgaacTAAAAATCTTCAAGTGGTATAAtttcagcttcacctggttcagattcAGTAAAGGGATGCAATGCTTTTGCCTttcaagcaataaaatgtttattttcctaattATGATACAAGTTATTTGTTTATCATTATATAAATAcgttttataattttattattattgtgtattATTATTGTATAAAAGAGGCTTAGgtgggtaaataaaaaaatctgccattttttaaaatccaattaatcgtcagaatactTAATTACTCAATTaaacaaagtcagatttcttttgtttttggttggaaagtgatttataaattattgtagactattaaaagaaatatttatttaatgtttgtttgttttttttaaaaagccaaaatgGAATCAGTTCAGAGCAATAAAAGCAGGATTTGGTCATCTTTCCGTCCTGTTTTAAGCGTTGACTTTCTTTCATTTAGCAGGACTACAAAAGGGAAGAAAAGGCGGCGTATGGGAGCGACAGAGAAGGCTCAGCCACGCCAAGTGAAAACATGACATCATCACTGCGCGCCCAGCACAACGGCACCTACAAAACCCACAGAGGGGAGGCCGCGTTTCTGGGCCGCAACGCGACCAAGTGAACAGCCGCCGCTCGCGTCTCCCTCGTCCCGTCGCGCGCGTCATCTCCCACCACTTGTCGCCTCATCACG
This window harbors:
- the srek1 gene encoding splicing regulatory glutamine/lysine-rich protein 1 isoform X3 → MSGIPGTAVVQVTNLSSAVSSEQMRTLFGFLGDIEELRLYPPDNTPLSFSSKVCYIKYRDPSSVGVAQHLTNTVFIDRALIVVPCAEGKIPEEAKALSLLAPAAPVPSLIPGGGLLPIPTPAPLQNLNLPLVNRITAGLDATASALAQPPLIGNVDPTKIDEIRRTVYVGNLNSQTTTAEQLLEFFKQVGDVKFVRMAGDETQPTRFAFVEFVEQDSVARALTLNGVMFGDRPLKVNHSNNAIVKPPEMTPQAAAKELESVMKRVREAQSTIAAAIEPETEQRSSSRSQRSRRSRSRTRSRSHSRSRRKRSRSKHRQTQRSFPGGDAHSSRSGHKRRSRSRDKRHARSRSRGHKRRSKDRSRSPRRKARSPSPKRSKREKRRERSRDRKERSTSRKRSRKDEERIKSKSKTAKQDYKREEKAAYGSDREGSATPSENMTSSLRAQHNGTYKTHRGEAAFLGRNATK
- the srek1 gene encoding splicing regulatory glutamine/lysine-rich protein 1 isoform X2, which gives rise to MSGIPGTAVVQVTNLSSAVSSEQMRTLFGFLGDIEELRLYPPDNTPLSFSSKVCYIKYRDPSSVGVAQHLTNTVFIDRALIVVPCAEGKIPEEAKALSLLAPAAPVPSLIPGGGLLPIPTPAPLQNLNLPLVNRITAGLDATASALAQPPLIGNVDPTKIDEIRRTVYVGNLNSQTTTAEQLLEFFKQVGDVKFVRMAGDETQPTRFAFVEFVEQDSVARALTLNGVMFGDRPLKVNHSNNAIVKPPEMTPQAAAKELESVMKRVREAQSTIAAAIEPAETEQRSSSRSQRSRRSRSRTRSRSHSRSRRKRSRSKHRQTQRSFPGGDAHSSRSGHKRRSRSRDKRHARSRSRGHKRRSKDRSRSPRRKARSPSPKRSKREKRRERSRDRKERSTSRKRSRKDEERIKSKSKTAKDYKREEKAAYGSDREGSATPSENMTSSLRAQHNGTYKTHRGEAAFLGRNATK
- the srek1 gene encoding splicing regulatory glutamine/lysine-rich protein 1 isoform X5 yields the protein MVHDQYVSSTGKIPEEAKALSLLAPAAPVPSLIPGGGLLPIPTPAPLQNLNLPLVNRITAGLDATASALAQPPLIGNVDPTKIDEIRRTVYVGNLNSQTTTAEQLLEFFKQVGDVKFVRMAGDETQPTRFAFVEFVEQDSVARALTLNGVMFGDRPLKVNHSNNAIVKPPEMTPQAAAKELESVMKRVREAQSTIAAAIEPAETEQRSSSRSQRSRRSRSRTRSRSHSRSRRKRSRSKHRQTQRSFPGGDAHSSRSGHKRRSRSRDKRHARSRSRGHKRRSKDRSRSPRRKARSPSPKRSKREKRRERSRDRKERSTSRKRSRKDEERIKSKSKTAKQDYKREEKAAYGSDREGSATPSENMTSSLRAQHNGTYKTHRGEAAFLGRNATK
- the srek1 gene encoding splicing regulatory glutamine/lysine-rich protein 1 isoform X4 codes for the protein MSGIPGTAVVQVTNLSSAVSSEQMRTLFGFLGDIEELRLYPPDNTPLSFSSKVCYIKYRDPSSVGVAQHLTNTVFIDRALIVVPCAEGKIPEEAKALSLLAPAAPVPSLIPGGGLLPIPTPAPLQNLNLPLVNRITAGLDATASALAQPPLIGNVDPTKIDEIRRTVYVGNLNSQTTTAEQLLEFFKQVGDVKFVRMAGDETQPTRFAFVEFVEQDSVARALTLNGVMFGDRPLKVNHSNNAIVKPPEMTPQAAAKELESVMKRVREAQSTIAAAIEPETEQRSSSRSQRSRRSRSRTRSRSHSRSRRKRSRSKHRQTQRSFPGGDAHSSRSGHKRRSRSRDKRHARSRSRGHKRRSKDRSRSPRRKARSPSPKRSKREKRRERSRDRKERSTSRKRSRKDEERIKSKSKTAKDYKREEKAAYGSDREGSATPSENMTSSLRAQHNGTYKTHRGEAAFLGRNATK
- the srek1 gene encoding splicing regulatory glutamine/lysine-rich protein 1 isoform X1 produces the protein MSGIPGTAVVQVTNLSSAVSSEQMRTLFGFLGDIEELRLYPPDNTPLSFSSKVCYIKYRDPSSVGVAQHLTNTVFIDRALIVVPCAEGKIPEEAKALSLLAPAAPVPSLIPGGGLLPIPTPAPLQNLNLPLVNRITAGLDATASALAQPPLIGNVDPTKIDEIRRTVYVGNLNSQTTTAEQLLEFFKQVGDVKFVRMAGDETQPTRFAFVEFVEQDSVARALTLNGVMFGDRPLKVNHSNNAIVKPPEMTPQAAAKELESVMKRVREAQSTIAAAIEPAETEQRSSSRSQRSRRSRSRTRSRSHSRSRRKRSRSKHRQTQRSFPGGDAHSSRSGHKRRSRSRDKRHARSRSRGHKRRSKDRSRSPRRKARSPSPKRSKREKRRERSRDRKERSTSRKRSRKDEERIKSKSKTAKQDYKREEKAAYGSDREGSATPSENMTSSLRAQHNGTYKTHRGEAAFLGRNATK